In one Prosthecochloris aestuarii DSM 271 genomic region, the following are encoded:
- the sbtM gene encoding thio(seleno)oxazole modification radical SAM maturase SbtM, whose amino-acid sequence MKKLAQRFPHTCRLLGDEHLAMLTCNTDQESGPWPEPRLFGVASSDAYPEPFFGDLSAVESAYDAVRQRTHDLRPPEHGAVINPLLDLVAVRYDVTPFFIEEPHDEITDIPVIEQEGWIVVWKGPVSGRIYVEYADQQMLLVLKLLADGEDALALKGKELLTYLDALDHAARKGIILKAHSLIARDVERSSDDKALSGRFLKASVFTLQWHLTNRCDLHCRHCYDRDQLSPLRLDHARAVLDDFASFCHEKNVRGHICFSGGNPFLYPHFFALYAEAVDRGFATSVLGNVVSGAELERLTALIKPDFYQVSLEGLEPHNDFMRGEGYYRRVLAFLDLLREHGIYSVVMLTLTGSNIDQVIPLAREVSGRADYFTFNRLAQVGEGSDLSLPDKDRYREFLATYLDLADSTPGIGIKDNLFNILRKERDEPYNGGCTGFGCGAAFNFFALLPDGSVHACRKFPSPVGVVPQSRLSELYDSMAAKRYRRGPESCQDCSLAPVCKGCMAVVHGMGLDVFHDRDPFCFFRSEGRGTT is encoded by the coding sequence ATGAAGAAACTCGCTCAACGATTTCCCCATACCTGCCGACTGCTCGGTGACGAGCATCTGGCAATGCTCACCTGCAATACGGACCAGGAGAGCGGGCCCTGGCCGGAGCCCCGGCTTTTTGGCGTTGCGTCATCCGACGCTTATCCCGAACCCTTTTTTGGTGATCTCTCTGCCGTTGAGTCTGCTTATGACGCTGTCCGGCAACGAACTCATGATCTTCGGCCTCCTGAGCATGGTGCAGTGATTAATCCGCTGCTTGATCTCGTCGCTGTCCGCTATGATGTAACTCCTTTTTTCATAGAGGAGCCTCATGACGAGATAACGGATATTCCGGTTATCGAGCAGGAAGGCTGGATTGTCGTCTGGAAGGGCCCGGTTTCCGGAAGGATCTATGTCGAGTATGCAGACCAGCAGATGCTGCTTGTCCTGAAACTTCTGGCCGATGGAGAAGACGCGCTCGCTCTGAAGGGAAAAGAGCTCCTGACCTATCTTGACGCACTCGACCACGCTGCGCGTAAAGGGATCATCCTCAAGGCTCACTCCCTCATCGCTCGCGATGTTGAACGTTCCTCTGACGATAAGGCTCTGTCGGGGAGGTTTCTCAAGGCGTCGGTCTTTACGCTTCAATGGCATCTGACCAATCGCTGCGACCTTCACTGCCGGCACTGTTACGACAGGGATCAGCTTTCTCCTCTCAGGCTGGATCACGCAAGAGCTGTTCTCGATGATTTTGCATCTTTCTGCCATGAGAAAAATGTTCGCGGTCATATCTGTTTTTCGGGTGGCAATCCCTTTCTCTACCCTCATTTTTTTGCGCTCTATGCCGAGGCTGTCGACAGGGGATTTGCCACATCGGTACTCGGTAATGTCGTTTCCGGAGCGGAGCTTGAGCGACTGACTGCTCTTATCAAACCCGATTTTTACCAGGTCAGTCTCGAGGGCCTCGAGCCTCATAACGATTTTATGAGGGGCGAGGGTTACTATAGACGCGTTCTTGCTTTTCTCGATCTGCTCAGGGAGCATGGAATCTATTCGGTTGTCATGCTGACGCTGACCGGGTCCAATATCGATCAGGTGATCCCGCTTGCAAGAGAAGTGTCAGGAAGGGCGGATTATTTTACCTTCAACCGTCTCGCGCAGGTCGGTGAAGGAAGCGATCTTTCGCTTCCCGACAAGGATCGGTACCGGGAATTTCTTGCAACCTATCTCGATCTGGCAGATTCGACGCCCGGTATCGGCATCAAGGATAATCTGTTCAATATTCTCAGAAAAGAGCGGGATGAGCCCTATAACGGCGGGTGTACCGGATTCGGCTGCGGGGCCGCGTTCAATTTTTTCGCTCTTCTGCCCGACGGCAGCGTTCATGCCTGCAGGAAATTTCCTTCACCGGTAGGCGTCGTTCCCCAATCCCGATTGAGCGAACTCTACGATTCAATGGCGGCAAAACGGTATCGCAGAGGGCCGGAATCATGCCAGGACTGCTCGCTCGCTCCAGTCTGCAAGGGGTGTATGGCGGTCGTCCATGGTATGGGACTCGATGTTTTCCATGACCGCGACCCGTTTTGTTTTTTCAGGAGCGAAGGACGTGGAACGACATGA
- the sbtA gene encoding SbtA family thio(seleno)oxazole RiPP natural product precursor, protein MDTLNLKKTLAGLSVAGLLTGLTLTGCQQANGSCGASGTKTENVEDESAGSGTGSCGATEDSAAAEEGSSSCSK, encoded by the coding sequence ATGGATACCCTGAATCTGAAAAAAACGCTTGCCGGATTAAGTGTTGCCGGTCTCCTGACCGGATTGACCCTGACCGGATGCCAGCAGGCCAACGGCAGCTGTGGTGCTTCCGGGACAAAAACGGAGAATGTCGAAGATGAATCGGCTGGCAGCGGGACCGGTTCATGCGGTGCAACGGAAGACAGCGCTGCTGCTGAAGAGGGTTCATCATCCTGCAGTAAGTAG
- a CDS encoding glycosyltransferase family 2 protein: MKVFGGPLVTVTIPMYNNAKFIRQTIESVLSQTYTNFELLVYDDYSTDGSYEIVRSISDPRLKLFRNRQNLGPEGNWNNAVSNVQGTYVKLICGDDILYPQCLERQVDILERHASEGVALVCGQRTIIDAESKALIKQINLVDEGRHQAEDVIRKLIRMGTNILGEPVCGLYPASLLEKTRGYSAMVPYTIDLDFWMQLLKLGDLYMIADPLCAFRISEESWSSRIGELRYHQFLEFMELAASDRYFGVTDLDMFIGKINCAVHSMTSTVGFKLFA; this comes from the coding sequence ATGAAAGTTTTTGGCGGGCCGTTGGTTACGGTCACGATTCCTATGTACAACAATGCGAAATTTATTCGTCAGACCATAGAATCAGTTTTATCCCAGACCTATACTAATTTTGAACTTCTTGTCTATGATGATTATTCGACTGACGGTTCCTATGAAATTGTCCGTTCAATTTCAGATCCACGTCTGAAGCTGTTTCGCAACCGCCAGAACCTGGGGCCCGAAGGCAATTGGAACAACGCTGTCAGCAATGTTCAGGGCACCTATGTCAAGTTGATCTGTGGCGACGATATTCTCTATCCCCAGTGCCTTGAGCGTCAGGTTGATATTCTCGAACGCCACGCCTCAGAGGGTGTCGCCCTTGTCTGCGGGCAGCGGACCATTATAGATGCTGAAAGCAAGGCTCTGATCAAACAGATCAATCTGGTCGACGAAGGACGTCATCAGGCAGAGGATGTGATTCGTAAACTGATTCGTATGGGGACTAATATTCTTGGAGAGCCTGTCTGCGGATTGTACCCGGCATCCCTCCTTGAAAAAACCAGAGGCTACAGTGCGATGGTTCCCTATACGATCGATCTGGATTTCTGGATGCAGCTGCTCAAACTCGGAGACCTCTACATGATAGCCGATCCGCTCTGTGCGTTCAGGATATCCGAAGAGTCATGGTCATCGAGAATCGGTGAGCTTCGTTACCATCAGTTTCTCGAATTTATGGAACTGGCTGCGTCCGACAGGTATTTCGGCGTGACCGATCTTGATATGTTTATCGGCAAAATCAACTGTGCGGTCCATTCTATGACCAGTACAGTGGGATTCAAGCTTTTTGCCTGA
- a CDS encoding LL-diaminopimelate aminotransferase: MFDEIEFEKIKRLPKYVFAAVNELKMAERRKGEDVIDFSMGNPDGPTPQHIIDKLVESVQKPRTHGYSVSKGIYKLRLAICGWYRDKYGVELDADTEVVASMGSKEGYVNLVQAITNPGDIAMVPDPCYPIHSQAFILAGGNVHRFKLEMDEEYRLDEEAFFRNIETAMRESSPKPKYLVVNFPNNPTTATVERSFYERLVETARRERFYIISDIAYAEITYDGYQSPSILQVPGAKDVAVESYTLSKTYNMAGWRVGFLVGNPKLVGALMRIKSWLDYGMFTPIQVASTIALNSDQSCVAEIRDTYRKRRDVMLKSFANAGWEIRAPRASMFLWARIPEPLRQVGSLEFSKMLLREAKVAVSPGIGFGPNGDEYVRIALIENEERIRQAARNIRKFLKAHGQG; this comes from the coding sequence ATGTTTGATGAAATTGAGTTTGAGAAGATTAAACGTCTGCCGAAGTATGTGTTTGCCGCGGTCAATGAGTTGAAAATGGCCGAGCGCAGAAAAGGGGAGGATGTCATCGATTTTTCTATGGGTAACCCAGACGGACCTACCCCGCAGCACATTATCGATAAACTGGTTGAAAGTGTTCAGAAGCCCCGGACGCACGGTTATTCTGTATCCAAAGGTATATACAAGCTTCGTCTGGCTATCTGCGGCTGGTATCGTGACAAGTATGGTGTTGAGCTCGATGCAGACACCGAGGTCGTCGCCTCTATGGGTTCGAAAGAGGGATATGTAAACCTGGTTCAGGCAATTACCAATCCCGGGGATATCGCCATGGTTCCTGATCCATGCTATCCGATCCATTCTCAGGCATTTATTCTTGCCGGAGGCAATGTTCATCGCTTCAAGCTTGAAATGGACGAGGAGTATCGCCTTGACGAGGAGGCATTTTTCCGCAACATCGAAACCGCCATGCGCGAATCCTCGCCAAAGCCGAAGTATCTTGTGGTGAATTTTCCCAACAACCCGACCACGGCGACGGTCGAACGCTCTTTCTACGAGCGTCTCGTCGAGACCGCACGCAGAGAGCGGTTCTATATCATCAGTGATATCGCCTATGCCGAAATCACCTACGACGGCTACCAGAGCCCGTCCATTCTCCAGGTACCGGGAGCAAAAGATGTTGCTGTGGAAAGTTACACCCTCTCGAAAACCTACAACATGGCCGGATGGCGTGTCGGGTTTCTGGTCGGGAACCCCAAGCTTGTCGGAGCACTTATGCGTATCAAAAGCTGGCTGGATTACGGTATGTTCACCCCTATTCAGGTCGCATCCACGATCGCCTTGAATTCCGATCAGAGCTGTGTCGCAGAGATCCGTGATACCTACCGCAAGCGTCGTGACGTGATGCTCAAAAGCTTTGCCAATGCCGGTTGGGAGATTCGCGCTCCCAGAGCATCCATGTTCCTCTGGGCCCGTATTCCCGAACCTCTTCGCCAGGTCGGCAGCCTTGAATTCAGTAAAATGCTGCTTCGCGAAGCAAAAGTCGCCGTCAGTCCCGGTATCGGCTTTGGTCCGAACGGTGATGAATATGTCCGCATCGCGCTCATCGAAAACGAGGAACGCATTCGTCAGGCTGCCCGTAATATCCGCAAATTTCTCAAGGCGCATGGGCAAGGATAG
- a CDS encoding DUF3683 domain-containing protein produces the protein MKATSNDLDTIAENPGPTDREIPFNYTSAGDMQALSLVFDEENVRLLEELRDRRVTGRSARLLMRIIGELLIHRRNPYLYQELIDSHARRVRLFEHALKDLDIIESTSNGESRVLAIVSNLRKYFFGFREEIEQAPDFRRKVKKELGAIVGVDNVLFDPFSLVSHATDATDWRLFLPVAVVTPDNEEQVAPLVAAIAALGLKIIPRGAGTGLTGGAVPLQRDCVIINTEKLNHIRGITYREFVDDNGISAEAPVIEVEAGVVTEKAMTFAGEQGLVFATDPTSEWSCTIGGNIAENAGGKKAVRWGTCIDNLVEWKIAMPSGESWSVRRTDHRLRKIMHEDTVTYEIVDSQGDIRNRIELLGTDIRKKGLWKDITNKALGGVPGLQKEGTDGVITSAHFILYPKYEVTKTLCLEFFGPDMDEASRVIVELSKIFPLPANDHEALLALEHFDDEYIRAIDYKVKAARPQMPKAVLLIDIAGHSSDEAQAGVDRVAELLERHPNTLMFVARDSAEAKRFWADRKKLSAIARRTNAFKLNEDIVIPLEALAEFARFIDELNIDEERHSQRLFIERVEQLLGEPQAKDDTEQFAAKVPAAMDLCRSTREALGGADEKSLRSFCLIQEFRHEFNELFHGYPDTVSRIDAAFQYVRDRRIVIATHMHAGDGNVHVNIPVLSNDQPMLQRADHVVDRVMEKVISLGGVVSGEHGIGVTKLKFMEPERIEELTRYRNSVDPQGIMNPGKLQDYNALRYIFTPSFNLLELEAHILKRAQLEELSKKIDYCIRCGKCKTDCCVYYPARGMFYHPRNKNLAIGSLIEAMLYDAQRERKTDFELLRWLEEVADHCTICHKCLKPCPVDIDTGEVSVLERSILQGWGYKHSSPITQMTLRYLDNRSPFYNKVFRNAVVRIGGAAQRMGNRLSAPLQDPEHPSSIYPLRMMRSSVPPVPADTLRDVLPACEADQVLVFEPEQETDHTVFYFPGCGSERLNSTISMAAIHLLLETGVRVILPPPFLCCGFPSHVNAQNDLNARLVLRNTMMFSQIREMFSYLEFDACVISCGTCLEGLESMETNKLFGGRIMDVMSYAIEQGLRLEGDESCLYHAPCHDSLGGNALGELQAMGGFDTVTPVEHCCSEAGTMALSRPDITDSMLHRKREAISDCLEHAGSRKVILTNCPSCVQGLGRSRDLGIEPMHMTVAIAEKISGSNWKERFLAQAARATAVSF, from the coding sequence ATGAAGGCTACATCGAATGATCTTGATACTATAGCGGAAAACCCCGGGCCCACGGATCGGGAAATACCGTTCAATTATACCTCTGCAGGGGATATGCAGGCGCTCTCTCTTGTTTTTGATGAAGAGAACGTGCGTCTCCTTGAAGAATTACGTGATCGGCGCGTCACAGGGCGTTCGGCGCGTCTTCTGATGCGCATTATCGGTGAACTCCTGATTCACCGGCGCAATCCCTATCTCTACCAGGAACTTATCGACTCACATGCCCGAAGGGTCAGGTTGTTTGAGCATGCTCTCAAGGACCTCGACATCATCGAGTCGACGTCAAACGGCGAATCGAGGGTGCTGGCTATCGTCTCGAACCTGAGAAAGTACTTTTTTGGATTTCGAGAGGAGATTGAACAGGCTCCCGACTTCCGGAGAAAAGTCAAAAAAGAACTGGGGGCAATTGTCGGTGTCGACAATGTCCTTTTCGACCCTTTTTCACTGGTGTCTCATGCTACTGATGCGACGGACTGGAGACTTTTTCTCCCGGTGGCAGTCGTTACACCCGACAACGAGGAGCAGGTTGCTCCGCTTGTTGCAGCTATTGCTGCTCTCGGTTTGAAAATCATTCCACGAGGCGCCGGCACAGGATTGACCGGTGGCGCGGTTCCGCTTCAGCGGGACTGCGTTATCATCAATACCGAAAAGCTCAACCATATCAGGGGGATCACCTATCGCGAGTTTGTCGATGATAACGGCATCAGCGCAGAGGCTCCCGTTATCGAGGTTGAGGCCGGTGTTGTTACCGAAAAAGCTATGACTTTTGCCGGAGAACAGGGCCTTGTTTTTGCCACGGATCCTACCAGTGAGTGGTCGTGTACGATCGGGGGCAACATTGCTGAAAATGCGGGTGGTAAAAAGGCTGTCAGGTGGGGGACATGTATCGATAACCTTGTCGAGTGGAAGATCGCGATGCCCTCAGGAGAGAGCTGGAGTGTCCGGAGGACCGACCATCGACTGCGTAAAATCATGCATGAGGATACCGTTACCTATGAAATCGTCGACAGTCAGGGCGACATTCGAAACCGTATTGAACTTCTTGGTACCGATATTCGCAAAAAGGGTCTCTGGAAAGACATTACCAACAAGGCTCTCGGAGGCGTTCCCGGTCTGCAGAAAGAGGGTACCGACGGCGTTATCACGTCGGCTCATTTTATTCTCTATCCGAAATACGAGGTCACAAAAACCCTCTGTCTCGAGTTTTTCGGACCTGATATGGACGAAGCAAGCCGCGTCATCGTCGAACTTTCAAAAATATTTCCGCTTCCGGCCAATGACCACGAAGCGCTGCTTGCGCTTGAACACTTTGACGATGAATACATCCGCGCAATTGATTACAAGGTGAAAGCTGCCAGACCGCAGATGCCAAAAGCGGTCCTGCTGATCGATATAGCAGGTCATTCATCAGATGAGGCCCAGGCAGGGGTGGATCGTGTTGCAGAGCTCCTCGAGCGTCATCCCAACACTCTGATGTTCGTTGCCCGCGACAGTGCAGAAGCAAAGCGTTTCTGGGCGGACAGAAAAAAACTCAGTGCGATTGCGCGGCGCACCAATGCGTTCAAGCTTAACGAGGATATCGTTATTCCTCTTGAGGCGCTTGCTGAATTTGCCCGTTTTATCGATGAGCTCAATATCGACGAGGAGCGTCATTCACAGCGTCTGTTCATCGAGCGTGTCGAGCAGCTTCTTGGGGAGCCGCAGGCCAAAGACGATACCGAGCAGTTTGCAGCAAAGGTTCCTGCAGCCATGGATCTCTGCCGTTCGACAAGAGAGGCGCTTGGCGGTGCTGATGAAAAGTCGCTCAGAAGCTTCTGTCTGATTCAGGAGTTTCGTCATGAGTTCAATGAACTTTTTCACGGTTATCCCGATACGGTCTCTCGCATTGACGCGGCATTCCAGTATGTCAGGGACCGGCGAATCGTCATCGCGACCCACATGCACGCCGGTGACGGTAACGTCCATGTCAATATTCCCGTACTCTCAAATGACCAGCCGATGCTGCAGCGGGCAGATCATGTCGTTGACCGTGTGATGGAAAAAGTCATTTCACTTGGTGGCGTTGTGTCGGGCGAGCACGGAATCGGGGTGACGAAACTCAAGTTCATGGAGCCGGAGCGTATTGAGGAACTGACCCGCTATCGCAACAGTGTCGATCCTCAGGGGATTATGAATCCGGGAAAACTTCAGGACTACAATGCCCTGCGTTATATTTTCACGCCCTCATTCAATCTTCTCGAACTTGAAGCCCATATTCTTAAACGGGCGCAGCTCGAAGAGCTGTCGAAAAAGATCGACTACTGTATTCGTTGCGGCAAATGCAAGACAGACTGCTGCGTTTACTATCCTGCAAGAGGGATGTTCTACCATCCGAGGAACAAAAACCTTGCCATCGGTTCTCTGATTGAGGCCATGCTCTATGACGCACAGCGTGAAAGAAAAACAGATTTTGAGCTTCTTCGCTGGCTTGAAGAGGTCGCAGATCATTGCACAATCTGCCATAAGTGCCTCAAACCCTGTCCGGTAGATATCGATACAGGCGAGGTTTCCGTGCTGGAGAGGAGCATTCTTCAGGGGTGGGGTTATAAACATTCCTCGCCGATAACGCAGATGACGCTCCGCTACCTTGACAACCGTTCTCCGTTCTACAACAAAGTGTTTCGCAACGCTGTTGTTCGTATTGGAGGAGCAGCTCAGCGTATGGGCAATCGTCTTTCAGCCCCGCTGCAGGACCCTGAACATCCGTCATCCATCTATCCGCTGCGCATGATGCGCTCGTCAGTACCGCCGGTGCCAGCCGATACGCTGCGCGATGTACTGCCGGCATGTGAGGCCGATCAGGTGCTTGTTTTTGAACCGGAGCAGGAAACTGACCATACGGTATTCTATTTCCCCGGATGCGGTTCGGAACGCTTGAACTCGACTATTTCGATGGCGGCAATCCATCTCCTGCTTGAAACCGGTGTCAGGGTTATTCTTCCGCCACCTTTTCTCTGTTGCGGCTTTCCGTCGCATGTCAATGCCCAGAACGATCTCAATGCTCGCCTGGTCCTGCGTAACACCATGATGTTCAGCCAGATTCGCGAAATGTTTTCTTATCTCGAATTCGATGCTTGCGTCATTTCCTGCGGAACCTGCCTTGAAGGACTTGAAAGCATGGAGACCAATAAACTGTTTGGCGGCAGGATAATGGATGTGATGAGCTATGCCATCGAACAGGGGCTCAGACTGGAAGGCGACGAGTCGTGCCTCTACCATGCGCCATGCCACGACTCTCTTGGCGGTAACGCGCTGGGCGAATTACAGGCGATGGGCGGTTTCGATACGGTTACCCCTGTTGAGCACTGCTGTTCGGAAGCAGGGACAATGGCTCTTTCACGCCCGGACATTACCGATTCTATGCTGCATCGTAAGAGGGAAGCGATTTCCGATTGCCTTGAACACGCCGGATCGAGAAAGGTCATACTGACCAACTGTCCGTCTTGTGTTCAGGGGCTTGGCAGAAGCCGTGACCTCGGTATCGAGCCGATGCATATGACGGTAGCTATTGCTGAAAAAATTTCAGGAAGCAACTGGAAAGAGCGCTTTCTCGCACAGGCAGCGCGGGCAACAGCCGTGAGCTTCTGA